Proteins encoded by one window of Salmonirosea aquatica:
- a CDS encoding zinc dependent phospholipase C family protein, which yields MQYFYKKQIDFITENAVNPDRRRYAIVGEAERHFIDLDVYGDSALAILPLYWNQAKEKFGEDSLRRHGIVPWYVQTAVFQLTEAMRDRSPSRILRLSADLGHYVADANVPLHTTRNYNGQLTGQEGIHAFWESRIPERYAEGYEMWLGSAEYVESPAQAVWGAVAKAHAACDSVLRIEKELSEEFKPDRKYTFVERNRVLVRTYSDEFTARYATRLDGQVERQMRSSVQLVSDLWYTCWVNAGQPDLKALAGFKFDEVEKAKEAADQRSWLQRLLRIRPEADDAPMEN from the coding sequence ATGCAATACTTTTACAAAAAGCAGATTGATTTCATCACGGAAAATGCCGTAAATCCCGATCGGCGACGGTATGCGATCGTGGGGGAAGCCGAACGGCATTTCATCGATCTGGATGTATATGGAGATAGTGCCCTGGCCATATTACCCTTGTACTGGAATCAGGCCAAAGAAAAATTCGGAGAAGATAGCCTGCGCAGGCATGGCATCGTACCCTGGTATGTACAGACCGCCGTTTTTCAGCTGACTGAAGCCATGCGGGACAGAAGCCCCTCCCGCATCCTGCGTCTTTCGGCCGATTTGGGACATTACGTGGCCGATGCGAATGTACCCCTTCACACTACTCGAAACTACAATGGTCAATTGACCGGTCAGGAGGGTATTCATGCTTTTTGGGAGTCGCGCATACCCGAACGTTATGCCGAAGGGTACGAGATGTGGCTGGGGAGCGCTGAATACGTAGAGAGCCCCGCCCAAGCCGTATGGGGTGCTGTCGCAAAAGCCCATGCCGCTTGTGATTCGGTACTACGGATCGAAAAAGAGTTGAGTGAGGAATTTAAACCGGACCGTAAGTACACTTTTGTAGAACGCAACCGAGTGCTGGTACGTACCTACTCCGATGAATTTACCGCCCGGTATGCTACCCGGCTCGACGGGCAAGTAGAGCGTCAGATGCGTTCCTCGGTGCAGTTGGTGAGTGACTTATGGTACACCTGCTGGGTAAATGCCGGACAGCCTGACCTGAAGGCGCTGGCCGGTTTTAAGTTTGATGAAGTCGAGAAAGCAAAAGAAGCCGCCGACCAGCGATCCTGGTTGCAGCGGCTTCTTCGTATTCGACCGGAGGCCGATGACGCCCCTATGGAAAATTAA